In Catenulispora sp. GP43, the genomic window ACGGCCTGAAGCACTCCGAGCAGCAGCGGCGTGTAGCGCCCATAGCGGATGGTCAGGCCTTCGACCTGCTCCACGAAGGTCCGCCTTGGACATCCGGCCTGGTCACAGAAGAGCCGCCGCACCGTCAAGTCCACCACGACCGGACGCCCGCCGACAGCGGTGTCAGCGACGTGCCGCTCATACCGGCTATGAACCCGCGCCGACAACACGCCACAGCCAGGACACGCAACCTGGACACCCTCACGCGTACGGGCGCAGATTCGAACCGTCCCGCTCTCAACCCGATGTGCTCCACCAGCACCTTCTCCTGGTGCGGAAACACGACCTCGAGCACTGCGTTACACAGTGGAGACGATGGCACTCCAGTGACGATGTGTCACCCCGTCACGAAAATCTTGCCAGAGCCGGGTATTCGGCAGCCGCAGGTCGGGTGCCGCCGGTTCTGAGCGCACCCCAAACGCTTGTCGATCTCGGCGAGTCCTGATCCGCGCCGATTCATCGGCACTGGTCACGGCCAGGCTGCTCGTCGAGAGTATCGGCCGAGTAGTTCGCGGATAGCTGGGTGTTCCACCATGAAGCTTACGGCCCTTCCGCAGTTGAACCCGGCTGGCAGTCCGGTCGGAGAGCTGGCGACCATCAAAGCTGACAAGGTGAAGTGTGCAAACTCAGCCAGGACCACCGATATCCGAATCGAATCCGATGAGAGCGAGTGGGGGTATGGCGGCAAAGTCCTCCCCGCCCTGGGCAGCTGTTATGCCGGTAGCCCTAGTCGACTCCTTCTATCCGGTCCGCAGCGACGGTGTCGACCAAAGCCGGAACGGGCTGTCCGCATCTTTGTCGGCACCGCCGGGAAAGTACCAGCGCCGGAGGCGAGCCTCGACGGTTGCGCCCAAATCATCCTGTCCATAAAGAAGGATCCCTCCTTCCGCTGCACCACTGACGTTCAAGACCTGTTGCGCTGGCTCACCGTCAGGGTATTGCGTCAGGACGATCTTTCTCAAATCTTCAAGTTCCCTGCGCACCTATCGCTTCCGTTGGCGCAGGTAGCGCGCTCACGCGTTGCTATGTGGGCGTACATCTTTCGCGTACTGGAACATCAGATGCAGTGACGGGCAGTTAAGGAAGCTTGGCGAAAACGTGGGGGTGCCGGGTGAGCGTGCATTCGACAATGCCATATCCATTGATGCCATTGCAGAAGGACGTAGATAATACCATCTACAGCCAACACAACGATCGTATCGTGGCAATGCGAAGGGTTCGGGGCTGGACGCAAGAAGAACTGGCTGAGCGGGCAGGGCTGAGCGTCCGGACCATACGCAATGTCGAGCTCGGTAAAGTATCGCAGCCGAGAGCGTCCACGCTTGCACTCCTCGCGGGCGCTCTGGAAGCCGGCGGAACGGTGGGCTGGGATGCCGCGTCAGTTGCCGGCCGGCGCCTGTGGTCGGGTCCCCTTCCGTCGCATACAACGACTATCGGCGATCAAATGGAGCTGGAGCGCATTACCCGGATCGTTCAGCTCAACAGGTGCACTACGTTCCTCGGACCGGGTGGCGTAGGGAAAACGCGCTGTGCCATAGATGTCGCTGCCAGGCTGGCTCCGTCGTTCCGGGACGGTGTCGGAATCGTGGAGTTCGGCGATCTTCACCGCGAAGCGGACGGTGTGACGGCTGAGGTGATGCGCCGGATCGTGGACGAGATGAATCGCCACCGGACTGAGAGCCCGGACCGGGGTCACAACGCCTTGGACGGCGACCTCAACATGCTCCTGGTACTCGACAACACCGAGCATCTCCCGTCCGCGACGATCGCAGCCATACGCGAGGTGCTGAGCAGCACTTGGAAGGTGCATATCCTGGCTACCTCGCGTCGGCGGCTGAGTCAGCGGCTCGGTACGAACATCGATATCAAGCCACTGCGATGCACACCCCTCCCTGGCGAGACGCTGTCGGAGACGCCGGCGGTGCAGTTAATTCTGCGGAACATCAGTTCTGAAAGGCACGCCGACAGCGATCTCGGGCGGCACCTGTCGGCGGTGGCTGAGCTCTGCCGCAGGGTGGGCGCTATACCCCGGTATCTCGAGTTTATAGCCGAGCGCATAAGTGCTCTGCCTGTCCGGAGTCTGCTGTCGGACGAGAAGAGCCTGTGGCTGCTCCGGTCAGACGATCATGCGTTGCTGTCGCATCAGCGGTCGATCGCCGACAGCATCCTGTGGTCCCTCAGCCTGCTGACCGAGGAACACTGCCGACTCGTCAGGGCACTGGCCGAACACGCGGCGCAGACGTTCGATCTTTCGGACCTTGAATCCACCGCTGTGGACGTAGAAGGGCGCCTTGTGCTGCTCTCCGATCTCCTCGAAGACGGGCTCGCCCTGGGCGATACGAGCGGACGCTCTCAGTTCCGGCTCGCGCCGTTCGTGGCTGAAGTGGTCCGTGAGCGTGTCCATCCGCAATGAGACGGGGCAGCCGGTATGGATCTCTTTCTTGAGGATCTCCAAGTCTATGTGGTCAACCTGCGCCGCCGGAGCGACCGGAGGAAACATATGAAGGAGATTCTTCCAATGTCGTTGGCTGTCGAGTTCACGTCTGAGTGGGAGCGTGAGTTCGACGGCGCGCAGATGGAAGCGAAGGATCTTCGAGCGTTGGGGATCGGGTTGTTTCCCTGGCGGATCGATTCTGAAAACTTCTGGTGGGCTCGGGATCTGAAGTTCGGTGAGATCGGCTGCACGCTCAGCCACCTGGCCTGTTGGCGCCGTGCCCTGGAGTCGGGGCGGCAGCTGTTTCTCGTGCTGGAAGACGATGTGTCGCTGAGTCCTGACTTTTGCAACAGGGTGCTTGCGGGGATCAACCGTGCCCGTCGTCGGCGGGTCGAGATAGGTCTGGTCTACCTCGGACGCGTGCCGCTGGAACCGGATCTGGGACCGGCTCCGGACGTCCCTGAGCTCGTAATTCCCGGATACAGCCACTGTACGTACGGATACGTCATGAGCCGTGACGCGGCGGCGAAACTGCTGGCCGTCGGACTGGAGCGAGACGTCATCCCGATTGATGAATTTCTGCCGGCTATGTATCTCGACCATCCAAGGGCTGATGTCAGAGCGCGCTATCAAAAGTGTATCAACGCTCTCGCCTTCAGTCCCGACCTGGTCATTCAGCTTCCGAAGGAAGAGGCTGGCAGCGACACGGAAGAATCAAGCTTCGCGAAGCTCGACTAACAGGCTGGGCTCCGTTCAAGTACGGATTTCACACAGTTGTACAACGAGCGGTCTCGACGTCTGTTCAAATGAACATTTTTGACCATTTGTGACGGCATTAGAAGCTTGACGCGATTCGTCACCATTAAGGAGAGGACAAATGTCTTCAACGGAAACGAAGGTTGTCAGTACGGTCGCAGTTGATATCGAACGGCATGTTTCCCGGGCCACTTCGAGCTCCAACCTGTTGAGCGAGGCCAGGCAGGAGTTCATTCTCAAGGGGCGCGCAAAGCTGTCGGAGCTGTTCCCACGGAGCGTCAAGGAGCTCATGGCCGAAGAGGTTCTTCGGGTGGTCGGCCTGTCTTCGGTGCGGCGGGATATCAGCTTCAAGGAAACCGACTACAGCCCTCGGCGCATGCGAAACGTCGACTACAGCGAAATCGCCAAGATCTCGGAAATCATCCCTACGATCTACGGTCTGTCCGCCATAATCGACCTGCTCTCGGTAGTTGCCGGCGAGCAGGTCTTCCCCTGCCCGTACGAGCCGGAGCGATACGTGATCACCTCGCTGGACCAGGAGGGGGACACGCACGGCTGGCACTGGGACGACTACAGCTTCGCGCTTGTCTGGGTGGCCGAGTGCCCGCCGGTCGCCGACGGCGGGTTCGTGCAGTGCGTCCCAGGGACTGTCTGGAACAAGGCAGATCCCCAGATCAACCGGGTTCTCGCGGAGAATCCGATCTACTCGCTGGCGGTCGGCCAGGGCGATATTTACCTCATGAAGACCGACACTTCTCTGCACCGCGTGTATCCGATAACTGGTGGACGGCGTTCCATCATCAATATGGGCTACGCCGCACAGGCTGACTTCGAGAAGAATATCAGTCACGAGACCATGGACGGTCTCTGGCAGATGTCATAGTCCGCTGCTTCCGCCAGCGTAACCAACGAGGAAGAGGCGATGACGTCCTTCAAGCACGAAGACTTCGTACGGTTCTCCGTCGAGTACACGGGTTTGGATACCACCTCGTCGAGGCTGACATGGGCCCAGCGGGAGACCTGGGACTGGCTGCTGCAGATCGAGGACACTCCCGTCGACGACCCGCAAAACATCGACATGTACTATGTCATCGACTTGAAGGACGGATACCTGCGCGATGTGTGTATCCGAGCTGTCCTGTCGATGATCGGTCGGCATCATTCGCTGCGTACTAGATTTGAAGCTCTCCCCAGCGGTGATGTCATTCAGCGGGTCTGCGGGGACGGTCACCTCGTGGGCGGCACCCTTGAGTGTACAGAAAGCTCCAGACAGGCGGCCGTTTCAGCGGCTGTCGGCTTTCTCACTGAGGAGGCAATCGGCATCCACGGTGAGCAACCGCTCAAAGTCGGTCTTATCTGTGTAGATGGCTACGCGCGGAACATGGTCGTAGTGCAGTCGAGAATCACGGTGGACGGTGGGGGTGCCGACGCCTTCAAGGAAGAGCTCGAACACGTGTTGTCCGTCGGCTCGGCAGAGCTGGACGCTCCTTACCAGCCGACTATTCAAAGGCAGTTTGAAGAGTCGGAAGCTGGAAGAAGGATGAACGCGCGGTCCCTCCATTACCTGGAGAGACTTCTCTCGGATATCCCGAATCAGCAGGTATCCGCTTTTCACGCAGCATATGGAACGACAGCTCTACAAACCCTGGTTCTGGAATCGCCAGCGCTCTCCTGCGCGGTGACGGTCCTTTCACATGACCTCGGAGTCTCGGAGTCTTCAATCATATTGGCGGCTTATGTGGGTGCGCTTCGCGCCAAGTTTGACATGAGTGAGGTCTTCATGAAGATCCACGTTTTCAATCGATATACACGCGAACAGGTTTCCTCGGTCAGTCGACTCAAGCAGTGCGCGATCTTCCGGTCGGGTGCCGGACAGGGCGATTTCGTTCGCGACGCCAATCAGGCCTACGGGCGCGCTCTGATCGCCTATAAGAATGGTCGCTACGACCCGCAGATGCTGGCTGAGATTATCTGCGAAAAGGGGCTGGAGGACCGTGCCTCCTACGTGGACTCCTGGCATTTCAACGATCGGCGAAGTCCGCGGCAGCGTGATGGTGAGGCTGAGGGCCGTGCACCCACGCGGCCCGAACTTGCGAGTCTGCGCGGTAAGCGTCATTCTCCACGTGTCGTCGGCAACGGCGAGGTCTCCGTGTCACCGGGGATGGATCTGAACGTTGAAGCCGGGGGGGGCCGTTTGTGGCTAAGTCTCGCGTGCAACTTCCTCCGAGCCGACGAGATCAGCGAGTTGCTGGTGCGGATAGAGGACGTCGTGCTGGGCGCAGCGGTCGAAAGACTCGCTCTTCGTGAGCATGGAACCCGGTCGTGACGGTCGGGCAGTCGGGGGGCGACAGAGCGGTCGCGAGCGGTTTGGGGGCGGTGGTCATGTGGGGGCTCGCCCCCGTCTTTACTCGCTCGGCGGTCACCGAGATCGGTCCGCTGACCTTACTCGTACTCCGTGCGCTCATCGCCGGCCTCGTGTGTCTGCCGCTCTGTGTCAGGACTTTGAAGAATATTGCGAGAACCCACCTGGCCCGCCTCGTCATCGCTGGGCTGCTTGGGATGGTGGGCTACACCTTGCCAGTGGCGTTCGGTCTGCGATCGGTTCCCTCGTCCATCGCGGCGCTGATCCTGGCCACCGAACCGATATGGATCATGTGTTTGGGGCGGGTTTTCGCGAAGGAGCATGTGGCCTTCTGGGCTTGGATCGCGTCCGCCCTCGCCATGTGCGGGGTTGCTGCCGTCATCGGACCGTCGCTGGGAGTGGAAGCCGGCGGTCGGATGCTGGTCGGTCTCGGGCTCGTCACGGTCGGAACTATTCTCTTCGGCGCCTATACGATCGTGCTGCGTCCGCTCAGCCAGGTGTACGGCTCCACGGCTGCCACGACCGCTTCTACTCTGATCGGCGCGTTACCTTACCTGGTGTTCGCCGGGTTAGCCGCGCCACACCGGATGGCGGGCGTCACGGCGGGCGTGTGGGGCGACATCGCCTTCCTGGCCGTCGGCAGCTCGGTGGCCGGGATGCTCCTGTGGAATCGTTCGGTCACGCGGATGGGAAGCACCAAGGCAGGTCTTCTTCTCTTCCTTGAGCCCTTGATAGGTGTCGCCGGCGGAATCGTCCTACTTGGCGAGCACTTTTCGCTCGAGAGCGCTGTCGGGGGCCTTCTCGTCGTGGTGGGGGTTGTTATGGCCTGGTTGGCGCAACGGCGAAGGACCGAGGCCGACGTTCGCCCCGGGTCGTCGACGTCGGCCGCTGTTCCGGATTGGTGCCCGTCAGATCAGCTGTCAGAAGGAGTTCTCCCTTGATGGACCTTGCTGGTAAGAGCGCCATCGTCACCGGTGCTGCTTCTGGCATCGGACGTGCCAGTGCCGAGCTCCTGGCCGAGCTCGGCGCCTCGGTGGTCGTCGCCGACGTGGACGAGGAACGTGGCAAGCTGGTCGCGGAGGGAGTCGGGGGCATCTTTGTACACTGCGACGTCGCACGCCGCGCCGACTGTGAGTCTGTCGTGGAGGCAGCTGTGTCCCTGTACGGCGGCGTCGACGTGTTGTTCAACAACGCTGGCGTCATCCGTCGTTCGACGGTTTGCGAGGTGAGCGACGAGGACTGGGACATGGTGATGGCGGTCAACGTCCGCTCGGTCATGGTGCTCAGCGGACTGGTTATCCCGCACATGGCGGCGCGCGGCGGCGGCTCGATCATCAACACCGGTTCCGGGTGGGGTATTCGGGGCGGAGGTCGTGCGGTTTCGTACTGCGCCTCCAAGGGCGCGGTTGTCAACATGACTCGCGCGATGGCGATCGACCACGGCGGGGACAATATCCGCGTCAACTGTGTCTGTCCTGGCGACACCGCGACCGACATGCTGGCCGACGAGGCGCGCCAGCTCGATGAGGACCCCGCCGCCTTCTATGCCGAGGCGGCCGTTCGACCGCTCGGCCGGATCGGTCAGCCCCGTGATATCGCGCATACTGTTGCGTTCCTGGCGAGCGATGCGGCGACGTTCATCAGCGGCGCGATCATCCCCGTCGATGGTGCTGGGACCGCATAGCTCCGCGCACTCGGCAGGCACAGCACCGTTTCGAGTCGACGCAGTCCGCTCATGCGATGCCTGGCTCGTTTCAGTGGCTGATGTCGACCGGAGGGCGGTCCGGCGTACGCCGGATCGCCGGATTGATCGTGCTGGCGACTGCGGTAACCAGCATGAGCACGCCGATGCACGCGAGACTTGTGGACGATCCCGCAACAGCGAGCAGGTAAGCGCTCGCCGCGGCGGTCAGCGGAACACGCCATTGGCCATCACGAGCGCCGCGCTGGCACGTCCGCGCATTTCGTCAGGTACTAACGTCACAATGTAGCTCTCCGTCACGACGTTCCAGATCGGTCCGAGGACGAGCATGAGGTGTCGATCGCGCCGAGCTCCAGGGCGTTGCTCGTCAGGAGAAACAGCGGCAGCAGCGCCACCCCGATCCAGGTGGTGACGATGGCGACCGCCTTCGGGTTGAGACGGCGATACAGGCGCGGAGCGATCAGCGCGCCGACCATCCCGCTAGAGCTGTAGAGCCCGAACATCAGGCCTATGTCGGCCGGTGTGGCGCCGTGCGATCGGGCGCGGACTACGAGGATCAGGATCAGAGCCTGGAAGACGACGTTGCTCACCGCGATCAGCAGGATAGCGGCCCTGTGATGAAGGGCTGGCAGAAGATCCATAAAAGTCTTTGGCACATCTCTTACCACAGCGCCTCCGGGCGTTGTGGTGGGCCGACCGTAAGTCGGCACGCACCAAGCGCAACCCGCAGGCTGCTGTGAGAGACAAGACAGCATCCGCCAAGAAGGGAAAGCCCAGGCCAAAACCGAACAGCAAACCTGCGATGGTCAGAAACTCGCTCTGGCCCAGGAGATCGTATGTCAACTCCGCGAGTCCAGCCCAACGCAACCATTAGCCAACGACAAACCGAAGACGAGGCGACAAGATGAGTAATGTGAATCGACAGCTTCGACTCTTTGCCACCATTCCACCTGCGGTCGGCGCCAGCGATTATCGGGCCGTCGTACGTGATGCAGCGAAGGCGGCAGAATCAGCAGGAATGTTCGGGGCGCTCGTGTATTCCGACAATCACACGGTTGATCCTTGGCTTGTTGCACAAGAGGTCATCACAGCCACCGAGGCCTTCGAACCGCTTATCGCGCTCCAGCCCATTTATTCCCACCCAAGTACGATCGCCAAAATAGTCGCGAGCTACGCACATGTCTACGGGCGAAGAATCTGCCTCAACTTGGTCGCAGGGGGCGTACGAGGCGATCTCACGGCATTGAACGACGAGACTGAGCACGACCGACGCTACGCTCGGTTGACCGAGTACACGTCTCTCATCCTGCGCCTTTTGACCGATACCGAGCCGGTGACATTCGGTGGCGAGTTCTACCGGGTCCGTGATCTGACACTCCATCCGCGAATGCCGCAGGACCTGCTTCCCGGGCTCTACATGTCGGGTTCATCGACGGCCGGGCGCAAGGCGGGGGAAGAAATCGGCGCGATTAGCGTGCGCTATCCTTCGCCGCGCGAGGCCGTAGCGGAGATCGACGAATCCGCCCCGCGCTCAGGAGGTGTCCGGATCGGGATCATAGCCAGAGACACCGATGACGAGGCATGGACTGTCGCCCATCGCCGGTTTCCGCGGACTCGCGCCGGGCGGATCCAGCAAATGCTTATCAGGGGCCTGTCCGACTCCCATTGGTTCGAACAGCTATCGACCGAGGATGAGTTTCCCGGTGGGCCAGAAAGCCCTTATTGGATGGGGCCGTTTCTCACGTCAGCGACCTACTGCCCGTACCTCGTCGGTAGTCACGACAAGGTCGAGGCAGAGATCGCGCGCTATGTCTCTGCGGGATGTCGGGACTTCGTACTGGACACAGCACACGAGGAGAGCGACTACGCGGCCTACACAGAGTCCTTTGACAGGGTACTGGCCCGCCAGCCGCTCGCCTAAGGACTCCTAACCTCGATGACTCAGCGGTCGCAGGTCTCTGATTTACCTCGTGGTCTGCCCGTTATGTCCCTCCGGGTGAGGTGACGGGCCGTCGCGTGTCGCCGCGGTAGCGCCGGGTTCCACAGGTCCGGGTGGGTGCTGTGCTGCTCCTTTCGAGGTTGCGGGGCGGATTTCGGCTGCTCAGCCGGGGTTGGGCAGGGCCGCGAGGCGATCCCAGCAGGTGGTGAACGCCGTGGCCCAGGGCCAGTCGGCGGGGATGCGCAGGATCGCATCGCGGGCGTGCCGGACCAGGCGGCCCGGCAGGTGCCAAAGACGGAAGCGCAGGGTGTGGACCTCGGCGTCGGCCAGGTCCGGCTGGTCGTCTAGGCCGAGCAGCCGCGTCCAGCAGGTCAGGTCGGCGGCGATGTTCGCGCTCAGCATCCATGCGGCGTTGACGTGCCACATCTTGGACGGCAGGTTCCGCAGCCCTTGCGCCTTGTCAGCTTTGACCTGGTCCTCGGCCGCGCCGCGGTGCCGGTAGAGCGCGTCGAGGAACCAGCCGTGATGGGAGCCTGGCACCTTGGGCAGGACATCGATGCTGGTGGCGGTGATCTGGTAGCGCCAGCCGGTGGCCTTCTCGAAGTCGGTGAGCTTGCGCTCGTGGCGACGCGAGGGCTTGGAACGCCGCACGATCAGCCTCGTTCCAGCAGGCCACAGATCCAGCCGCTCGTTCAGCCCGGTGATCTCGGCGACATCGGCGTCGTCCTGCATCAGGCCGTCTTGTTCCACGGCCGGTCTCCAGGACGCCGACGGGAGCTTGCCGATCGCGGCTTCGTCCTGCTCGGTGACCTTCCAACCGACCACGAAGTGCACCCGCCGTCTGCTGCCGTTCAAGGCGGTGATGTGCTCGATGAGCTCGTGGCTGGCCCCGGCTCCGTCGCACCGGACGATCAGGTGTCGCCGGAACCGCGCTGGGATCTGCGCGATGGCCTGGGCCAGCACGCTGATGTGGTCGGCGGCGGTGTTGGACCCGGCGTTGCCCGGCCGCAGCCGCATCGCAAGGACCTCGCAGGTGTTCGCGCACCACGCGCCTAGCGGATGGAACCCGAACCCGCGCTTATAGGTCGCCGCCGCGCCCTGCTTGGCCGCG contains:
- a CDS encoding glycosyltransferase family 25 protein; translation: MDLFLEDLQVYVVNLRRRSDRRKHMKEILPMSLAVEFTSEWEREFDGAQMEAKDLRALGIGLFPWRIDSENFWWARDLKFGEIGCTLSHLACWRRALESGRQLFLVLEDDVSLSPDFCNRVLAGINRARRRRVEIGLVYLGRVPLEPDLGPAPDVPELVIPGYSHCTYGYVMSRDAAAKLLAVGLERDVIPIDEFLPAMYLDHPRADVRARYQKCINALAFSPDLVIQLPKEEAGSDTEESSFAKLD
- a CDS encoding DMT family transporter, whose protein sequence is MTVGQSGGDRAVASGLGAVVMWGLAPVFTRSAVTEIGPLTLLVLRALIAGLVCLPLCVRTLKNIARTHLARLVIAGLLGMVGYTLPVAFGLRSVPSSIAALILATEPIWIMCLGRVFAKEHVAFWAWIASALAMCGVAAVIGPSLGVEAGGRMLVGLGLVTVGTILFGAYTIVLRPLSQVYGSTAATTASTLIGALPYLVFAGLAAPHRMAGVTAGVWGDIAFLAVGSSVAGMLLWNRSVTRMGSTKAGLLLFLEPLIGVAGGIVLLGEHFSLESAVGGLLVVVGVVMAWLAQRRRTEADVRPGSSTSAAVPDWCPSDQLSEGVLP
- a CDS encoding SDR family NAD(P)-dependent oxidoreductase → MDLAGKSAIVTGAASGIGRASAELLAELGASVVVADVDEERGKLVAEGVGGIFVHCDVARRADCESVVEAAVSLYGGVDVLFNNAGVIRRSTVCEVSDEDWDMVMAVNVRSVMVLSGLVIPHMAARGGGSIINTGSGWGIRGGGRAVSYCASKGAVVNMTRAMAIDHGGDNIRVNCVCPGDTATDMLADEARQLDEDPAAFYAEAAVRPLGRIGQPRDIAHTVAFLASDAATFISGAIIPVDGAGTA
- a CDS encoding LLM class flavin-dependent oxidoreductase — its product is MSNVNRQLRLFATIPPAVGASDYRAVVRDAAKAAESAGMFGALVYSDNHTVDPWLVAQEVITATEAFEPLIALQPIYSHPSTIAKIVASYAHVYGRRICLNLVAGGVRGDLTALNDETEHDRRYARLTEYTSLILRLLTDTEPVTFGGEFYRVRDLTLHPRMPQDLLPGLYMSGSSTAGRKAGEEIGAISVRYPSPREAVAEIDESAPRSGGVRIGIIARDTDDEAWTVAHRRFPRTRAGRIQQMLIRGLSDSHWFEQLSTEDEFPGGPESPYWMGPFLTSATYCPYLVGSHDKVEAEIARYVSAGCRDFVLDTAHEESDYAAYTESFDRVLARQPLA
- a CDS encoding IS1380 family transposase: MSKTIGWARRLKVAADAKGLVGHAGAVLLRRCADQTGLTSALSEALRVRGRSPGWDRGVVLVQLAVAICLGATAMADIAVLDHQAAVFGAAPSDATVRRALAELDAKAFARIAQARATVRAHVWGLLAGREQGFPWISTAGRILSGWIVIDMDATLITAVAAKQGAAATYKRGFGFHPLGAWCANTCEVLAMRLRPGNAGSNTAADHISVLAQAIAQIPARFRRHLIVRCDGAGASHELIEHITALNGSRRRVHFVVGWKVTEQDEAAIGKLPSASWRPAVEQDGLMQDDADVAEITGLNERLDLWPAGTRLIVRRSKPSRRHERKLTDFEKATGWRYQITATSIDVLPKVPGSHHGWFLDALYRHRGAAEDQVKADKAQGLRNLPSKMWHVNAAWMLSANIAADLTCWTRLLGLDDQPDLADAEVHTLRFRLWHLPGRLVRHARDAILRIPADWPWATAFTTCWDRLAALPNPG